In Sphaeramia orbicularis chromosome 3, fSphaOr1.1, whole genome shotgun sequence, a genomic segment contains:
- the irf8 gene encoding interferon regulatory factor 8, which translates to MSNSGGRRLKQWLMEQIQSAQYSGLQWEDDSRTMFRIPWKHAGKQDYNQEVDASIFKAWAVFKGKFKEGDKAEPATWKTRLRCALNKSPDFEEVTERSQLDISEPYKVYRIVPEEEQKHGKGSMMHIVTTGSGDITDMDCSPAEVEEFIKEEEGRSIQASPEYWSQSSISVFPQHQDPLPSSTPSSASSQMMISFYYGGKLMQNSLVTHPEGCRISPGPQLGRGALYSSDSMQSINFPPAELIEYERQRHVTRKLLGHLERGVLVRANQEGIFIKRLCQSRVFWCGLGEVGLQQYSSMPCKLDRDAVVKIFDTGRFLHALQLHQEGQYPAPDPTVTLCFGEELQDLSTAKSKLIIVQITVLNYQHLLEAVNMRRSQPYCNNTNLDMSDEVVSDQMARIYQDLCSYSSPQRTPCYRDNMQITA; encoded by the exons ATGTCAAATTCTGGGGGTCGGAGACTGAAGCAGTGGCTGATGGAGCAGATCCAGAGCGCACAGTACTCTGGGCTCCAGTGGGAGGATGACAGTCGCACCATGTTCCGAATTCCATGGAAACACGCAGGAAAACAGGATTATAACCAAGAGGTTGACGCATCCATTTTTAAG GCCTGGGCTGTGTTTAAAGGCAAGTTTAAGGAAGGGGATAAGGCTGAACCTGCAACATGGAAGACCAGGCTGCGCTGTGCCCTGAATAAAAGTCCTGACTTTGAGGAGGTGACAGAAAGATCACAACTTGACATCTCTGAGCCTTATAAAGTCTACCGCATCGTACCAGAAGAAGAGCAGAAGC ACGGCAAAGGCTCAATGATGCACATTGTTACCACTGGCTCTGGTGATATCACTGACATGGACTGCAGCCCTGCAGAAGTAGAGGAGTTCATTAAAGAg GAGGAAGGCCGCAGTATCCAGGCCAGTCCAGAATACTGGTCCCAAAGCAGCATCAGTG TTTTTCCACAACACCAGGATCCATTGCCATCAAGCACTCCAAGTTCAG CTTCCTCCCAAATGATGATCAGTTTCTACTACGGTGGAAAGCTGATGCAGAACTCACTGGTTACTCATCCAGAAGGCTGCCGCATCTCCCCAGGCCCACAGCTGGGACGTGGCGCCCTCTACAGTTCAGACAGCATGCAGAGCATTAACTTTCCACCTGCTGAGCTCATTGAGTATGAACGCCAGCGTCATGTTACACGCAAACTCCTTGGTCACTTGGAGAGAGGCGTTCTGGTTCGTGCCAATCAAGAGGGCATTTTCATCAAGAGGCTGTGCCAGAGCCGTGTCTTCTGGTGTGGGCTGGGAGAAGTGGGTCTGCAGCAGTACAGTTCCATGCCTTGTAAGCTTGACAGGGATGCTGTGGTTAAGATCTTTGACACTGGAAGGTTCCTGCATG CTCTGCAGCTACATCAGGAGGGTCAGTATCCTGCTCCTGATCCAACAGTGACTTTATGTTTTGGAGAGGAGCTCCAAGATCTCAGTACTGCCAAAAGCAAACTAATCATTGTCCAG ATCACTGTGTTGAATTACCAACACCTACTGGAGGCGGTGAACATGCGTCGCTCACAGCCTTACTGTAACAACACGAACCTGGACATGTCTGATGAGGTGGTCAGTGACCAGATGGCCCGCATCTACCAGGACCTGTGCAGCTACAGTAGTCCCCAGAGGACACCTTGCTATAGAGACAACATGCAAATCACTGCATGA